In Taeniopygia guttata chromosome 23, bTaeGut7.mat, whole genome shotgun sequence, the following are encoded in one genomic region:
- the GALE gene encoding UDP-glucose 4-epimerase: MAETILVTGGAGYIGSHCVLELLQAGYVPVVIDNFHNAIRGSEELPESLRRVQEIAQRPLLFQELDITDEAALQELFSKHRFSAVMHFAGLKAVGESVQKPLEYYRVNLTGTIRLLETMKAHGVRNIVFSSSATVYGDPKYLPLDEKHPVGGCTNPYGKSKFFIEEMIRDLCRAERDWNAVLLRYFNPIGAHESGMIGEDPQGIPNNLMPYVAQVAVGRREFLSVFGNDYKTDDGTGVRDYIHVVDLAKGHIAALKKLKENCGCKIYNLGTGTGYSVLQMVRAMEKASGREIKYRITARREGDVASCYADPALAERELGWKAAFGLDKMCEDLWRWQLQNPTGFSKN; this comes from the exons ATGGCTGAGACCATCCTGGTGACGGGCGGCGCAGGTTACATCGGCAGCCACTgcgtgctggagctgctgcaggcgGGCTACGTGCCCGTGGTCATCGACAACTTCCACAACGCCATCCGAG GCTCGGAGGAGCTGCCCGAGAGCCTCCGGCGGGTGCAGGAGATCGCGCAGCGGCCCCTGCTCTTCCAGGAGCTCGACATCACCGACGAGGCCGCGCTCCAGGAGCTCTTCAGCAag CACCGTTTCTCGGCCGTGATGCACTTTGCGGGGCTCAAGGCCGTGGGGGAGTCGGTGCAGAAGCCTCTGGAATATTACAGAGTGAACCTCACCGGGACCATCCGGCTGCTGGAG ACCATGAAGGCCCACGGCGTGAGGAACATCGTGTTCAGCAGCTCCGCCACCGTCTACGGGGACCCCAAGTACCTCCCCCTGGACGAGAAGCACCCGGTCGGGGGCTGCACCAACCCCTACGGCAAATCCAAGTTCTTCATCGAGGAGATGATCCGGGATCTGTGCAGGGCAGAGAGG gactGGAACGCCGTCCTCCTGCGCTACTTCAACCCCATCGGCGCCCACGAGTCGGGGATGATCGGGGAGGATCCTCAGGGCATCCCCAACAACCTCATGCCCTACGTGGCTCAG GTGGCAGTGGGACGCCGGGAATTCCTGAGCGTCTTTGGGAACGACTACAAGACGGACGATGGAACGG GAGTCAGGGATTACATCCACGTCGTGGATCTGGCCAAGGGCCACATCGCTGCGCTGAAGAAGCTCAAGGAGAACTGTGGCTGCAAG ATCTACAACCTGGGCACAGGCACCGGTTACTCCGTGCTGCAGATGGTCCGGGCCATGGAGAAAGCCTCGGGGAGGGAg atcAAGTACCGGATCACGGCCCGGCGGGAGGGGGACGTGGCTTCCTGCTATGCTGACCCTGCCCTGGCTGAGcgggagctgggctggaaagCCGCTTTTGGCCTGGACAAGATGT GTGAGGACCTGTGGCGGTGGCAGCTGCAGAACCCCACGGGCTTCAGCAAGAACTGA